The stretch of DNA ttcgtcatttcatcttctatataggcctacctacaggcctcccgtgcctgtagtcggcaatcgtgtcggtaggttatcgaagcctcgatagctgaatgacatgatcgctgacgacagtcaacttctacgaggagcctgagggcctaccaactatatttttaattgcagtgcatttaagcattatgccgctccttcttgcctcattgttagacgaggctgagcaagccatcaaagcccatgaaatcgaatgtggcaacaagttttacacaaaccatgaggacggcatattcaacaagcatgaaagactttttgaaggtaatctcatatccttaaagcactttttctccactgcctaatttgtgattttgtgttgaaaatgaacattttatacctcggatattttagtgtaaccttgattgtgaagcgtaaccttgattgtaaaatgtaggcctatgcttggttgttgtgcaatagaagtacatgtcaatagtagcttatatgtttttatgctgcagttttatgaagccctttttggtttgtttttgtaccatgtgatctatgacgtcacaggccctacttgaagcagagttgacacaatttttatcagttcactagcaactcacactggatacacaccatctacctctcagcaataaagaattactctctatagacactcaactcttaagcttaatttgacgaagtggatatttgtgtatatacagacatgcagtggattacaatcaagcttatagtgcagccttgattagaagatatacatgggctccagtgtacaagcattggcatgcaattgaaatgacattaaaaatcattgtatatattaataactacaatcaagcaagcaataaatgtatcaagcatcatacatgtatattgtacatgcagcagttagttctcaattgagtgttagcaatcaagtaaggctaaaaacctacaacatcttcagccaatgaatctaaaaaatctgtaccatgtttcttaattttaaaattttatctgctctaatttagcaaggtgaagatatttggagaggtaagaacgtcattcatgacagtcaaggctatttatgtatgtatggcgaagaaaaaaaGTAttgcgaagaaaaagagtatggctgcatgtacagccctgaaagacagcaaacccagaaggaaaagtacaaagaacagcggagggtaagttaccggtacaccaagaatattttactcagcctattataagggatatttttggacagcaaaactcggtcattgtatgtccaatatatttagacagggctatccttccatgtctttgcaaatgcacagatagtatagtatggattttacatagagatgataaataatatttattacttttatggattttaatttgtcttatttctgaaatagctatcttgtaacaaaagcacacgtgcacatttatattcttgtaagcccgaaatcagagaatgcagtaaatctaagtctacactactgtgagggttgcgacatgtctaagctgtattcgataatttgctttcggtctcacagtacatcaaagttcaaaaacattttctcttatttcaattcatctacactctcatagaaatttggtagaattgcaaagaaacaaggacttgattggaatgctcagataccatatccttgacccaatagccagtgaagtttaccATGAGAAGCCATGAGAATTTCTCATCccgaggcctcacacatgcgccagatagtattatatcgcagttcacacctttggttaaacttggacgtaatattttattttacatttaaaatttcacacctaaaatttgcaaaaacaatcattaaaagcaagatagAATGAATGCTTATTTTGAAGCCCTGGcaacaaggcctttgtttggactcttttgccaatttgaatttagttagattgtgcccacaaatataaatatgctatacatgtgcataaattcatatatgtcgtcacatggtgtcgatatacataatttacgtattatttacatttttagtcacagaatccaacaaagagacTGCATCCTCCagacaatacatctgatagtaacacgaaggtactcactcacataaccagcaataaatTTTTAGGCAAATtgtgcaatattaa from Watersipora subatra chromosome 2, tzWatSuba1.1, whole genome shotgun sequence encodes:
- the LOC137387227 gene encoding uncharacterized protein, which encodes MKSNVATSFTQTMRTAYSTSMKDFLKQGEDIWRGKNVIHDSQGYLCMYGEEKKYCEEKEYGCMYSPERQQTQKEKYKEQRRSQNPTKRLHPPDNTSDSNTKLKIRRKGSACSGRVGVRAEAMRASIDVGSIYETPQTTAL